In Parabacteroides timonensis, the genomic stretch TGCATCTATCAAAAGTCGACCGACGACTTCCTGCAAATTGCCAGCGACCCGGAGAGAAGCAACGGCCTGAACAATAATTTCATCAACTCGCTTTTCCTCGACCCCGGTGGAATCCTCTGGATCGGAACCGAAAAAGGGGGAGTGAATAAGATGATCCGTAAAGAAGTCATGTTCGAACTCTACCGCCACGACCGCAAGCAGCCTGCCTCGCTCTCCGCCAACCCCGTCAATGCCATCTACGAGGACAGTCGTCGTACCCTCTGGGTCGGCACTGTCGAAGGCGGATTGAACAAACGGAACCCGGATAAAAAGACCTTCACCCATTTCCGGCACGAACGCGGCCGGGCGTCTTCGTTGTCGCACGATGCCGTCTGCTTCATCACCGAGGGTGACGGATACCTCTGGATCGCCACCTGGGGAGGAGGTATCAACCGGATGAAGCTGACCGACGAAGGACGTTTCGAACCGGCCGCTTCCTTTGTCAACGAGGGCACGTTCGCCAGCGCCTTTATCTCCTGGATGGAGTACGACGATGTCCTGAACGGCCTGTGGGTAGCCACGCCGAAAGGCCTCGACTATTACGACATGGCCGACCGTAAGGTGATAAACGTATTAAGCTCCTTCGAACCCGACGGCCGGCCGACTCCCGTGTCGGGCATTTGCCTCGACAGTTCCCGCCGCCTGTGGATCGGGACCGAACGCGGCCTCCACTGTTTCGACCTCAACCGCTCGGACGTCAAACTGGGGCGCATCGTCTCGGAACGTTGCCGCGTGATGTCCTCCGAACGCAAACTTCCCCGCAACGAAAAGGTGAACTGCATCTTCGAAGCCGCCGATCAAACCATCTGGATCGGAACCTACGGCAACGGCCTTTTCCGTCTGACCGGCCGCGAAGACAATCGTTACGTCTTCCGCAATTACGGCACCGATACGGGCTTGTCGGACAACGTGATTTACGGTATAGAAGAAGACCGGCTGGGGACGCTTTGGCTGAGTACCAACCGCGGCCTGTCGAGTTTCAGCCCGGAGAAGGAGCGTGCCACGGCCTATTACGTCACCGATGGCCTGCCGAATAACCAGTTCTATTGGGTCGCTTCGGAGCATACCTCGGAGGGGAAGATAATGTTCGGCAATGTAGGTGGTGTCGTGGCATTCGACCCGGTGGTCAGCCAGCCCGATACCTCCAGCCTGGCTGTCACGATCGTGGGCGGACGTCTTTACAACGAGCCGGTCAACCCGCGTGCCTTGTCAGATGTCTGGCGACTGCGCGAACAGGACAAGTCCATCTCCGTTGAGTTCGCCTCCTTATATTATATCTCGTCCGAAAAGATACGTTACGCCTACCGCCTGGAAGGTTTCGATACGGACTGGACCGAGGTGGAGGCAAACCGGCGCTTTGCCAGCTACACGAATCTTCCCGCCGGGAAATATGTCTTTCAGGTGAAATGTACGAATCCCGCCGGCGAATGGTCCGATAAAATAACGGAAATGAAAATCCAGGTCGTCCCGCCTTTCTATAAAGAGAAGTGGTTCCTGGCCGCCATGCTGGTCATCGTGATCCTACTGGTCTACTATTTCAACGAAATGCGTATCAACAACCTTCGCCGCCAGAAAGATGAACTCGAACAGAAGGTGGAAGAAAGAACCCGGCAGATCGCCGCCCAGAAAGATGAGATCCTCGCCCGCACAAAAGACCTGGAAGAGTCGGATCGCCAGCTCCAGCAGGCCACTCAGGACAAGATCAACTTCTTTACCAACATCACCCACGAATTCCGTACCCCGCTGACCCTGATACTCGGCCCCATCGAACAGGCCCTGACCCTGAGCCGGAATCCGAAGGTGATCGACCAGCTGACCCTGGTACGGAAGAACTCGAAATACCTGCTCTCCCTCGTCAACCAACTGATGGATTTCCGTAAAGCAGACGCCGGAAGCATGAAGGTGAACAAGACGCCGGGTAACTTCACGGACTTTATCGAGTCGATCGTCCTGCCTTTCAAGCCTCTCGCTCAATCGCGCAACATACGGATCGATGAGGGATACCGGATCACGCAGCCCTGTTTCAGTTTCGATCCCGACCTGATACAAAAGATCCTGGTCAATCTTCTGTCGAACGCCGTCAAGTTCACTCCTGACAACGGATATATCCGTTTATCGGCTGCTTTACTGTCGAGTAAAGCAGCCGATAAACGGCAAACAATCTGCAAATATCTTTATATCTCGGTAGGGGATACCGGAGCCGGCATTCCGGATGATGTAAAGGAACTGGTTTTTGAACGTTTCTATCAGGCGGACAACCAGAATACATACCCGGTCTACGGGCAAAGCGGTACGGGTATCGGCCTCTTCCTCTGTAAGCAGATCGTGGAGCTACTGAACGGTTCCATCCGGATAAAGGACAACCCGTTGGGTGGAACGACCTTCCGCATCTTATTGCCTCTCTCGGCCGAAGAGATGGATGTCGAGATCAACAGTGAATATTACGTATCCCCGGAAGTCTACGACCGCTCCGTCGAAGCCGAAGACGACTCCGATCCTGTAGACCAGGACAAACCTCTGCTTTTGATTGCCGAGGACAATCCCGATATGCGTGCTTTCATTAAGTCGATCCTGGACGACCGGTTTGCCGTCATCGAAGCCTCTAACGGCGAATCGGCTCTGAAAAAGACACTCAAATATCTGCCCAATTTCATCCTGTCCGATATAATGATGCCTGTCATGGACGGCCTTGAATTCTGTAAAAAGGTGAAGAACAACTTTACCACTTCCCATATCCCGGTCTTGCTGCTTACGGCCAAAACTTCGACGGATGTCCGTATCGAAGGATACAAAGTGGGAGCGGACGGCTATATCGCCAAGCCTTTTGATGCGGAGTTGCTCGTCGCCCGTATCAACAACATGCTCGAAAGTAAGAACCGCCTGCATAAGGCTTTTGGAAGCAGCCTCGATGTAAAGACGCTCGATATCCAGGAAGAGTCGCAAGACCGTAAATTCCTCGACAAGCTGATGGAAGTGATACAGGAAAACTACCAGGATGCCACCTTCGATGTGGCGGAACTGATAGAGAAGATGCACGTAAGTAAAAGCCTGCTTCATAAAAAACTGCAGTCGCTGGTCGGGCAGTCTGCCGTAAAAGTCATTCGTTCCTACCGTCTCACGAAAGCGAAAGAACTGATGGAGTCGAAAGAGAGAGTGCAGGTTTCTATCTCTGAAGTGGCTTACGAGGTTGGCTTCAATGATCCGAAATATTTTACCCGTTGCTTTACCAAGCATTACGGTATGAGCCCAAGTGAGTTTTTGAGTAACTGATCGTTTCGAGTAGCTTTTGTATGGTGATAAAGAAAATATCATTACATTTGTCTTCTAAAATATTATGAACGTTAATTAAAATAACATGCAAAACACAAACTCTTCTTCTAAGGGGTATCTATTTCCCCTGGTGGTAATCGGCATCCTGTTCTTTATGATCGGATTCGCCCTCGGTATTAACGGATTGATCATTCCGTTCCTGCGTACAGCCTTGGATCTGACAACAGCTGAATCTTATCTGGTATTGGCTGCAACCTTCTCTACCTTTATTATATTCGGATATCCAAGTGGTTTGGTGATCAAAGCGATCGGATATAAAAAGACGATGATTCTTTCTTTCCTGTTCTTTGCTGTGGGATTGTATTTGTTTATTCCTTCGGCAGAAAACCAGAGCTTCGCCATGTTCCTGTTGGCTTCTTTCATCAGTGGTATCGGTAATACCATGTTGCAGGCGGCCGTAAATCCTTACATCACGATCTTAGGCCCGTTGGATAGCGCGGCTACCCGTATGAGTATGATGGGTATCGCTAATAAGGCTGCCTGGGCGATCGCTCCGATTTTCCTGGGTATCTTCCTGAACCTGGGTGATGTGAAATTGGAAGATATCAAACTTCCGTTCTACTTCATTTCCGGTATCTTTGTATTGCTGGGTATTCTGGTCGCTTTTGTTCCGCTGCCTGAAGTAAAAGCCGAAGGTGAAGACGAAAACGACGAGGCCGCAGCTTCCTCATATGCCGCTAATAAGACAAGCATCTGGCAGTTCCCGCACTTGCTTCTTGGCTTGGTATCACTACTGTTCTACGTGGGTGTCGAAACCTTGGCGATGGCTAGTATCGTGGACTATGCTACTTCTTTAAACTTGCCCGATCCGCAGGTGTATACATCTTACACAGTGATTGGCATGGTGATCGGTTATCTGGTCGGCGTATTCTTTATCCCTAAATATATTTCACAGGAACGGGCGATGTTTATTTGCGCGATTATCGGTCTGGTCAGTTCTTTACTGATCGTTCTGACTCCGATGAATATATCGATCTGGTTCGTGGCTGTCTTAGGTTTGGCCAACTCGTTGATGTGGCCGGCTTTGTGGCCGATGGCAATGAAAGACCTGGGTAAATTCACCAAGACGGGTTCTTCCCTGTTGGTTATGGCAATCGTGGGTGGAGCCGTATTCCCTCTGTTGTTCGGTTGGTTAGCTGACGAATTTGGAAATATGCAGCAGGCTTACTGGATCTGCTTCCCGGCTTATCTGATGATTTTCTATTATGCTTTGAGTGGACATAAGATTCGCGTTTAAGTCGAATAAGATATAAAGAAGAAGGCCGTTTCGGGATCGTCCGACTACGGCCTTTTCATTATTATATATGGTTCTCCGCCAATACTTCCGCAAATGGCTTGTTTGTCAGCTTGCTTTCTATCCAGGAAAGTATATCGAATGTTTTGAGTAATTGTTTCTCGTATTTATCTTGCTTGATCTTTGTGATTTCTTTCTGGAACTGCATCCATAATTTGCTTTGTGATTTTTGGTAGGCCGGCAACGGATAAGCCATGACAAAGCGAAACAGCAACTTCTCCGTTTGATAGCTTTGCCGTTCATAGCGTATATTCCGTTTGATAGAATTGATTTCGTTCTCAAAGAAGTTATAGTCACCCAACTCTGCCTGTATAAGCAAGTTTATCAATCGGGCTGTCTTATAGGATGGCAATGCATAAAACAATTTCCCGGAACTGAATATTTTCTTCATACTTTTACGTGCCCTGTCGGTATTTCCCAGGCACAGGTGAAGGATGGCTATATTCAGGTACACTTTGAGTTGTGTCTCCAATCTGAGCAGACCGATCTTCTTGACCAGACTGTCTTCATATTTACCGAATAATATCAGGGCAGCTTCAAACTTACCCGTATTTATCAGGCTGGCCTGCTCATATAAATAAATGTAAGCACTTATTTCTAAAAGAAACTCTGTCGCATAGTCGCCTTGCCGTATTTTTTCCAGCCGTTCGATGAAGAAAGGCATCTCTTTATACAGGCCGGCCATGTGAAGGCTGTCCAAGACGCCTAGTATCGCACTGAGGTAGTAAATAGGCGGATTTAAAATCAGGTGCTGGTTGGACTCGAAGAGGGTGATAAGCTCCTGGTAGAAGCGGATCGCAGATTTGTAATTACCGATATTCAGATAGTAGGTGGCCTGAAACAAAAGATGTAGTTTCTTGGCTTCAAAGCCTTTGTAGGAGCTGTTCGCTATTAAATTCAGCTCACTTAATATCAGGTCGTTCAGATTGTCCTTTTGTTTATCGGAGCGGATGTATCCTTTATAAGTGATCCGGTACTTTAGAATATCATACAATTGCAGGTGAAGATTGGTATTTCTTGAATACTTCATTGTATCGTTGATCTTCATCTGTTTGTTAACCAGTTCACGTTCGGACAATCCTTTAAAACCGAGTGTACTGAGATATTTGAGTTCGGTCCGGCGGATCAGGAGCAGGAGAGGGTCATTCTCATAAGTTGTCGCCAGGTTCTTGGCTTTATCCAACTGATTGAAGGCAGCCTCGAAAAGTTCTCTTTCAAAGAGAATCTCCGCCTTGGTGATATGGTTGAAGATGGCTGCCTGTACATTCTCCTTTTTCCGTAAATGAACCAGGCAATCCATGATTACCCGCGAAAGATGCTTGGCTGCCATTTCGAAACTGTTCTTGCCTTGTTGCTGGCAGAAGAGGGGATAGATTTCTTCTGTGGGAGTGCCTTTATTTATCAGGTCAAACAGGAAAAGATAGTTCTTTTCTCCATTCTGTAAATTAGCATATAAGCGGAAATATCGTTTTTCCGCTTTCGTGAGTGATTGGATAAGTAGGATCAGGTGATCCGGATTTGTGTATTTCATATCTGTATCGGATTATCCTTGGTAGAATTCAGTGTTATATCGTACAACGAAATTAAACAAAGTTTTCAAAATGTATGGGAAGATACCTCTTTTTCTGTTATAGTTACTATAATTATAAACATAACATTTGTTAATGATGTTGTTGGTTGTATAGTGCTACTTTATAGCTGTTTATACATTATTGACGGCTAAGAATAATCGATTTGGGTTTATCTGTAGAAAGAAATTATTCATGGTACAATAGAGATTATAAAGTTATATTTGTATCGCTTCATTGCAGACTTTAAATTTTATAGATATGAACACAGAACAGTTAGACCGTCATAATATCCTGGTAGTGGGTAGTAGCAATACGGATATGGTTATTAAAGCCGGACATCTTCCCCGCCCGGGAGAAACCATTCTGGGTGGAACTTTCTTTATGAATCCCGGAGGAAAGGGTGCAAACCAGGCCGTTTCCATTGCCCGTCTGGGAGCTTCCGTTACTTTCATTTGTAAGACGGGCAGTGATATTTTCGGGCATCAGTCCCAGATGCTTTTTGAAGAGGAAGGCATCAATACTTCTTATATCTTTTCTGACTCCGAACATCCTTCCGGAGTCGCTTTAATTACAGTAGACGATCATGCCGAAAACTGTATTGTGGTTGCTTCCGGAGCAAATGCCAATTTGTTGCCTTCCGATCTGGCAAAAGCAGAAGAGGCGATCGACCAGGCCGATATCGTCTTGATGCAACTGGAGATCCCGATGGAAACCGTGGAATATGTGGCGGAAATAGCTTATCGAAAGAATAAAAAAGTAATCCTGAATCCGGCACCTGCACATCCGTTATCTCCCTCGTTGTTGAAGCATCTATATATGATTACCCCGAACGAAACAGAAGCTGAAATGATTTCCGGAGTCAGGATAACCGACCAGGAATCGGCTATTGAGGCAGCCCGTGTACTTTCGGGGATGGGTGTCCAGAATGTTATAATCACCCTGGGTTCAAAAGGAGCTTTAGTGTATTGTAACGAAGGGGTTGAACTTGTGCCGGCCTTGAATGTAGAAGCAGTAGACACCACTGCAGCGGGTGATGTTTTTAACGGGGCTTTGACCGTTGCTTTGTCAGAAGGACGAAACCAGATGGAAGCTGTCCGTTTTGCTTGTAAAGCTTCAGCAATCTCTGTAACCCGGGTTGGGGCACAGTCTTCTGTCCCTTACCGGAGTGAAGTCGATATATTTGAGTAAAATAATAATCTGCTTATTATGAAAAATCTGATTGTACCTATTTTATCCGGCTGTTTGTTCCTGCTAGGGACTGTAGCCTGTTCGGAACGGCCGTCTGCAGGAAAACAAGTCGTTTTACCATCGGAAATATCCATTACGAAAGAGAAATTGATGGATAAGATCAAAGGAGGATGGGCCGGACAAACGATCGGTTGTACGTATGGAGGGCCGACGGAGTTCCGCTATAACGGGACGATGATACAGGATTATGTCCCTATTGTCTGGCCGGACGGTTATATCAAATGGTGGTATGAAAACAGTCCCGGTCTGTATGATGATGTCTATATGGATCTGACCTTTGTAGATGTCTTCGACCGCTTAGGGTTGGATGCACCGGTCGACTCTTTTGCAATGGCATTTGCAAAAGCCGGATATATGTTGTGGCATGCCAACCAGGCTGCACGTTATAACATATTGCATGGAATTATGCCGCCGGCTTCCGGGCATTGGCTGAATAACCCGCATGCAGACGATCTGGATTATCAGATCGAAGCCGATTATGCCGGCCTGATGTCACCGGGAATGCCGAATACCGCATCTGAAATTTCGGATAAGATCGGCCATATTATGAATTATGGCGACGGCTGGTATGGCGGTGTCTATGTGGGTGCCATGTATTCACTTGCATTTATTTCGGATGATATCGGATTTATTGTTACCGAAGCCCTTAAAACGATACCTAAGGAGAGCCGTTACTATCAATGTATGAACGATGTGATCCGTTGGCATAAGGAATTTCCGGATGATTGGAAACGGACTTGGTTCGAATGCGAAAAGAAATGGAGTGAAGATATAGGTTGTCCGGACGGCGTTTTTGTTCCGTTCAATATTGATGCGGTGATCAACAGTGCCTATATTGTGATCGGCCTGTTGTATGGCGAAGGTGACTTCTATAAAACAATGGATATTGCTACCCGTTGCGGGCAGGATTCCGATTGTAATCCGGCTTCTGCCGCAGGTATTTTGGGTACGGTATTGGGATACAGTAAAATTCCTGACTATTGGCTGAAGAATCTGAAAGAAGTAGAAGATATGGATTTCGCCTATACAACGATTTCACTAAATAAAGCTTACCGGATGAGTTTCGATCAGGCTTTGCAGGTAGTTGAACGGAATGGAGGAAAGGTAGAAGGAGACCAGGTTCTCATTTCCTGCCAGCAACCTGTCCCTGTAAAATTAGAGAAAGCTTTTGACGGCATGTATCCCGTAGATCGCATTGGCGTCAATAAGCGTGTTGTTGATGTCGGAAATGTCGCATTTGAAGGAACCGGCATTGTCTTTAAAGGGCATGTGCAGTCGAACAACGATGAATATGTGGCCCGTGTGGAAATGTATATAGATGGAGAGTTGGTAGAAACAGCCAACCTACCAGCCTCGTATATTACCCGCCGTCATGAATTGTTCTGGAAATATCAGTTACCGAAGGAACAACATACTGTTTCTTTTAAGTGGCTGAATCCACAGTCGGATGCATCCGTTAACTTCGGAGAAGCGATCGTTTATTCCGACACCCCATTAAGTATTAACCATCAATAAATCATATCATGAAACAATCTTTTTTGTTAATCTGTTTATTATCCCTGCTGGTTGCCTGTAACGGGACAGCAAAGAAAACAGCGCAAGAAGCCGCTGTGCAACCCGTGAATTTGATCCTGGATACCGATCTGGGACCTGATTATGACGATGTGGGAGCAATGGCTGTTATGCATGCACTGGCCGACAGTGGTTATGTGAACATACTCGCAACCTTATCATCTAATCATGATGAATCGGTTATTCCTTGTATAGATGTATTGA encodes the following:
- the gluP gene encoding glucose/galactose MFS transporter, which codes for MQNTNSSSKGYLFPLVVIGILFFMIGFALGINGLIIPFLRTALDLTTAESYLVLAATFSTFIIFGYPSGLVIKAIGYKKTMILSFLFFAVGLYLFIPSAENQSFAMFLLASFISGIGNTMLQAAVNPYITILGPLDSAATRMSMMGIANKAAWAIAPIFLGIFLNLGDVKLEDIKLPFYFISGIFVLLGILVAFVPLPEVKAEGEDENDEAAASSYAANKTSIWQFPHLLLGLVSLLFYVGVETLAMASIVDYATSLNLPDPQVYTSYTVIGMVIGYLVGVFFIPKYISQERAMFICAIIGLVSSLLIVLTPMNISIWFVAVLGLANSLMWPALWPMAMKDLGKFTKTGSSLLVMAIVGGAVFPLLFGWLADEFGNMQQAYWICFPAYLMIFYYALSGHKIRV
- a CDS encoding ADP-ribosylglycohydrolase family protein; this translates as MKNLIVPILSGCLFLLGTVACSERPSAGKQVVLPSEISITKEKLMDKIKGGWAGQTIGCTYGGPTEFRYNGTMIQDYVPIVWPDGYIKWWYENSPGLYDDVYMDLTFVDVFDRLGLDAPVDSFAMAFAKAGYMLWHANQAARYNILHGIMPPASGHWLNNPHADDLDYQIEADYAGLMSPGMPNTASEISDKIGHIMNYGDGWYGGVYVGAMYSLAFISDDIGFIVTEALKTIPKESRYYQCMNDVIRWHKEFPDDWKRTWFECEKKWSEDIGCPDGVFVPFNIDAVINSAYIVIGLLYGEGDFYKTMDIATRCGQDSDCNPASAAGILGTVLGYSKIPDYWLKNLKEVEDMDFAYTTISLNKAYRMSFDQALQVVERNGGKVEGDQVLISCQQPVPVKLEKAFDGMYPVDRIGVNKRVVDVGNVAFEGTGIVFKGHVQSNNDEYVARVEMYIDGELVETANLPASYITRRHELFWKYQLPKEQHTVSFKWLNPQSDASVNFGEAIVYSDTPLSINHQ
- the rbsK gene encoding ribokinase, translating into MNTEQLDRHNILVVGSSNTDMVIKAGHLPRPGETILGGTFFMNPGGKGANQAVSIARLGASVTFICKTGSDIFGHQSQMLFEEEGINTSYIFSDSEHPSGVALITVDDHAENCIVVASGANANLLPSDLAKAEEAIDQADIVLMQLEIPMETVEYVAEIAYRKNKKVILNPAPAHPLSPSLLKHLYMITPNETEAEMISGVRITDQESAIEAARVLSGMGVQNVIITLGSKGALVYCNEGVELVPALNVEAVDTTAAGDVFNGALTVALSEGRNQMEAVRFACKASAISVTRVGAQSSVPYRSEVDIFE
- a CDS encoding hybrid sensor histidine kinase/response regulator transcription factor; translated protein: MYKQKTISCLLFLLSLLAVEGHAELNPEAYNFSYLTSDNGLAQNTVDYIYKDTRGFMWFATWNGLNRFDGYEFVRYDTRSGKNSLNSLFVRTLIEDDRHNLWVGTEEGVNVIDLNTGEVRNYDYSRFASNPLFSSTINAFVKDNDGRIWVGFDKGLAIVTLNELGDPEAIEMIREGQDENVKALCRDDEGTVWVGYGNGTVGTVKKLSENSFQLAPVSFRQPASPIEEILSLCPDGDTIWVGTATGLLCYNKKTARSRFYTNDPSDPRSLIQDYVMDIIPDNDNNIIIATYKGLCIYQKSTDDFLQIASDPERSNGLNNNFINSLFLDPGGILWIGTEKGGVNKMIRKEVMFELYRHDRKQPASLSANPVNAIYEDSRRTLWVGTVEGGLNKRNPDKKTFTHFRHERGRASSLSHDAVCFITEGDGYLWIATWGGGINRMKLTDEGRFEPAASFVNEGTFASAFISWMEYDDVLNGLWVATPKGLDYYDMADRKVINVLSSFEPDGRPTPVSGICLDSSRRLWIGTERGLHCFDLNRSDVKLGRIVSERCRVMSSERKLPRNEKVNCIFEAADQTIWIGTYGNGLFRLTGREDNRYVFRNYGTDTGLSDNVIYGIEEDRLGTLWLSTNRGLSSFSPEKERATAYYVTDGLPNNQFYWVASEHTSEGKIMFGNVGGVVAFDPVVSQPDTSSLAVTIVGGRLYNEPVNPRALSDVWRLREQDKSISVEFASLYYISSEKIRYAYRLEGFDTDWTEVEANRRFASYTNLPAGKYVFQVKCTNPAGEWSDKITEMKIQVVPPFYKEKWFLAAMLVIVILLVYYFNEMRINNLRRQKDELEQKVEERTRQIAAQKDEILARTKDLEESDRQLQQATQDKINFFTNITHEFRTPLTLILGPIEQALTLSRNPKVIDQLTLVRKNSKYLLSLVNQLMDFRKADAGSMKVNKTPGNFTDFIESIVLPFKPLAQSRNIRIDEGYRITQPCFSFDPDLIQKILVNLLSNAVKFTPDNGYIRLSAALLSSKAADKRQTICKYLYISVGDTGAGIPDDVKELVFERFYQADNQNTYPVYGQSGTGIGLFLCKQIVELLNGSIRIKDNPLGGTTFRILLPLSAEEMDVEINSEYYVSPEVYDRSVEAEDDSDPVDQDKPLLLIAEDNPDMRAFIKSILDDRFAVIEASNGESALKKTLKYLPNFILSDIMMPVMDGLEFCKKVKNNFTTSHIPVLLLTAKTSTDVRIEGYKVGADGYIAKPFDAELLVARINNMLESKNRLHKAFGSSLDVKTLDIQEESQDRKFLDKLMEVIQENYQDATFDVAELIEKMHVSKSLLHKKLQSLVGQSAVKVIRSYRLTKAKELMESKERVQVSISEVAYEVGFNDPKYFTRCFTKHYGMSPSEFLSN